A DNA window from Helianthus annuus cultivar XRQ/B chromosome 15, HanXRQr2.0-SUNRISE, whole genome shotgun sequence contains the following coding sequences:
- the LOC118487534 gene encoding uncharacterized protein LOC118487534 gives MCSIQRRFQGMQTKFPVSALIQNISTLARLPVEVVNRAGLSERLQTISVQNLNGDVEVYDTKTELNSAVLPIVTRDEASHRRKLRKLYLNNKKSNVGTTSLSLNIDSTNIISTSTPCVTSDNIVNRIGFHNFESTPEVTNNVIPSPSSIVTSNIICSTSNRTTRKNGIGNNISTGITSTTCTSSLNRNLQRLSSGKRKLVSKARISSPIPMIDLTTDETVERDPYKGVSTDYLDYGDQVITCEVCYAKLWDAEKGSGRKEGGKICHMLCCGYAKVVLPDYKTATPYYKSLCMSNDNESKHFLKNIRRYNSMFAFTSMGGKVDQTVNTGNAPFCYRISSENYHSIGSLVPPNGGKPKFCQLYIYDTENELANRSSDNASSSTSLDETDNKLIQQIKAMLDADNVLVKIYRMVRDCFQQNPNTTLKLRLIGKREQDGRTYNLPTSSEVAALIVGDIDNALEKRDILVETQTGSLKRISELYPSYLALQYPILFPYGDDGYRIDIPHRGVIDVTNKKRPNCTMREFFAYRVQDRSNQFSLILNSRRLFQQFLVDAYTMIESERLNFIRFQQQDLRSDTYENIRKLRYNGQQDLSKVGKRIFLPSSFTGGSRYMMQNYLDAMAICKWYGYPDFFITITCNPKWPEVQRFLKDTNLNPEDRPDILSRIFKIKLDAICKDLKDRDLFGKASAVVYTIEFQKRGLPHAHMCLFMENDYKLPTVDHVDQFISAEIPDLNQDPELYTLVKDHMIHGPCGNARMSSPCMVDRKCSKGFPKKFQDHSTLDSNGFPLYRRRDDGSFVLKNKIELDNRSVVPYNKKLLKRYQAHINVEWSNQAASIKYLFKYINKGPDRATVAVVPSNNENEQAENDETKEYYDCRYISACQASWRIFSNEVNYRSPSVMRLPFHLPGQQTACFGPDEDINQVLNKPSVNSSMFLSWMQRNQDPNDHVARTLTYVQFPRFYVWKLDKRIWVPRIKGKTIERIHSVSPSTGEAYYLRILLNKVKGPTSFDDIKTVNGRVYDTFRDACYALGLLDDDSEYIEAIKEANISGSAGYIRNLFATMLLSSTLSRPVVVWESTWKYMTDDFLYRFSKYHRVSGLSIPDEQLKNYVLCEIEKFLTRNNSSLRRFLSMPYPDTSSLDNFRCQLINEELAYDITELQNVYQGQVNLLTDEQRAVYEEIMNAVHGDNGGVFFVYGYGGTGKTFLWKTLSAAIRSKGEIVLNVASSGIASLLLEGGRTAHSRFHIPLNLNEDSVCHIKPDDDVAKLLQQTKLIIWDEAPMVHKHAFEALDRTMHDIFNISNPSRSDVLFGGKVIVFGGDFRQILPVVPNGGRQEIVNASLCSSYLWSKCKLLTLSRNMRLTVGRPSSEVEEISNFAKWLLDVGEGNVGGSNDGEAIIEIPPELLIDSISDPISSLIDFVYPSILENYNDRNYFSTRAILAPKNEVVHEINDRLLAVFPGEEKEYLSSDSLCPTEDGNVDQQKIYSPDVLNGLKVSGLPNHRLVLKVGVPVILLRNIDQRNGLCNGTRLKVTKLYSRVIEAEIISGGNIGSRTFIPRMNLVPSDRKIPFAFQMRQFPITVCFAMTINKSQGQSLSKVGLYLRQPVFTHGQLYVALSRVTRRGGIKLLILDNDGRPTNKTTNVVYKEIFNGL, from the exons ATGTGTAGCATCCAAAGAAGGTTTCAAGGAATGCAAACAAAGTTTCCCGTATCGGCATTGATCCAGAATATTTCGACTTTAGCC CGGCTTCCGGTTGAGGTTGTTAATAGAGCCGGCCTGTCTGAAAGATTGCAAACTATATCTGTCCAGAACTTGAATGGTGATGTTGAAGTTTATGACACAAAGACAGAGTTAAACAGTG CTGTCCTCCCAATTGTTACTCGAGACGAGGCATCTCATAGAAGAAAATTAAGAAAATTATACTTGAATAATAAGAAATCAAATGTGGGAACTACATCGTTATCCCTCAATATTGATTCCACTAATATTATTTCCACTTCCACTCCGTGTGTTACATCGGATAACATAGTCAACAGAATTGGTTTTCACAATTTTGAATCCACTCCTGAGGTGACTAATAATGTTATTCCAAGTCCGTCAAGTATTGTAACAA GTAACATTATTTGTAGTACCAGCAATCGTACAACGAGAAAAAACGGTATTGGGAATAATATTTCAACTGGCATCACATCAACCACCTGCACATCATCATTGAACCGTAATTTGCAAAGGCTATCATCTGGGAAACGTAAGTTGGTATCCAAAGCACGTATTTCGTCTCCTATACCAATGATCGACTTGACCACAGACGAAACCGTAGAACGAGATCCTTATAAAGGTGTTTCTACAG ATTATTTGGATTACGGTGATCAAGTTATTACTTGTGAAGTTTGTTATGCAAAGTTATGGGACGCAGAGAAAGGAAGCGGAAGAAAAGAGGGTGGCAAAATATGTCATATGTTATGTTGTGGTTATGCCAAAGTTGTGTTACCGGATTACAAAACCGCGACACCTTATTATAAAAGTCTATGCATGTCCAATGACAATGAAAGCAAGCACTTTTTGAAGAACATTCGACGTTACAATTCTATGTTCGCGTTTACCTCAATGGGTGGTAAGGTTGACCAAACCGTGAATACTGGTAATGCTCCTTTTTGCTACAGAATTAGTAGTGAAAATTACCATTCTATTGGTAGTCTTGTGCCACCAAACGGAGGGAAGCCTAAATTTTGTCAGTTATACATTTACGATACTGAAAATGAGTTGGCAAACAG GTCTTCAGACAATGCTTCCTCATCAACCTCTTTAGACGAAACTGATAATAAGCTGATACAACAAATCAAAGCAATGTTGGATGCCGACAATGTGCTTGTGAAAATTTATAGGATGGTTAGAGATTGCTTCCAACAAAATCCTAATACCACTTTAAAGCTTCGCCTTATTGGCAAAAGAGAACAAGATGGTCGGACTTATAACTTACCTACTTCCTCCGAGGTTGCTGCTCTTATTGTTGGAGATATCGATAACGCACTTGAGAAAAGAGATATCCTTGTCGAGACACAAACTGGTTCATTAAAAAGAATAAGTGAATTGTATCCTTCCTATCTTGCACTTCAGTATCCTATTTTGTTCCCATATGGAGACGACGGTTACAGAATTGACATACCACATAGGGGTGTCATTGATGTTACTAACAAGAAACGTCCGAATTGTACAATGAGAGAGTTTTTTGCGTATCGTGTACAAGATCGTAGTAACCAGTTTTCATTGATTCTAAATTCTCGACGGTTATTCCAACAGTTCTTGGTTGATGCTTATACGATGATTGAGAGCGAGCGGCTTAACTTTATAAGATTTCAGCAACAAGATCTCAGGTCTGATACATATGAGAATATCCGGAAACTAAGATATAACGGCCAACAAGATTTGTCTAAGGTTGGAAAACGTATTTTCCTTCCATCTTCCTTTACAGGCGGGTCACgatatatgatgcaaaactaTCTTGACGCAATGGCAATTTGTAAATGGTATGGTTATCCAGACTTTTTTATAACCATTACCTGCAATCCCAAATGGCCGGAGGTTCAAAGGTTTCTTAAGGACACAAATCTTAATCCGGAGGATAGGCCTGATATTTTATCTCGAATTTTTAAAATAAAGCTCGATGCAATTTGTAAAGATTTGAAAGACCGTGATTTGTTTGGAAAAGCTTCTGCTG TTGTTTACACTATTGAGTTTCAGAAGCGAGGATTGCCTCATGCGCATATGTGCTTATTCATGGAGAATGATTACAAACTTCCAACTGTAGACCATGTTGATCAGTTTATTTCTGCAGAAATCCCTGATTTAAACCAAGACCCGGAACTATATACGCTTGTGAAAGACCATATGATTCACGGTCCATGTGGTAATGCTAGAATGAGCTCTCCATGTATGGTTGATAGAAAATGttcaaaaggttttcccaagaaaTTTCAAGATCACTCAACCTTGGATTCTAACGGATTTCCCTTATACAGAAGAAGAGATGACGGTTCCttcgttttaaaaaataaaattgagTTAGACAACAGAAGTGTTGTACCTTATAACAAAAAGCTTTTGAAAAGATATCAGGCGCATATAAACGTTGAATGGTCCAACCAAGCGGCGTCAATAAAGTATTTGTTCAAGTATATTAATAAAGGTCCTGATAGAGCAACAGTTGCTGTGGTTCCGAGCAATAATGAAAACGAGCAAGCAGAAAATGATGAAACTAAAGAGTATTATGACTGTAGGTATATATCTGCGTGTCAAGCCTCTTGGAGGATTTTTTCTAATGAAGTTAATTATAGGAGTCCTTCTGTTATGCGGCTTCCTTTCCATCTTCCTGGACAACAAACAGCTTGTTTCGGTCCTGATGAAGATATTAATCAAGTGCTAAACAAACCATCTGTGAACTCATCAATGTTTTTGTCTTGGATGCAACGTAATCAAGATCCTAACGACCATGTTGCACGTACACTAACATATGTACAGTTTCCGCGTTTTTATGTGTGGAAGCTTGACAAGCGTATATGGGTTCCGAGAATAAAAGGAAAAACAATTGAAAGAATTCATTCCGTTTCTCCGTCTACCGGTGAAGCGTACTATTTAAGAattcttcttaacaaagttaaaggACCAACATCGTTTGATGATATTAAAACAGTTAATGGTCGAGTGTACGATACTTTTAGAGATGCTTGCTATGCGCTTGGTTTGTTGGATGACGACTCGGAGTACATTGAGGCCATCAAAGAAGCAAATATATCAGGTAGTGCAGGTTATATTCGCAATTTATTCGCCACCATGTTACTGTCAAGCACATTATCTAGACCTGTAGTTGTCTGGGAAAGCACATGGAAGTATATGACAGATGATTTTCTGTACAGATTCTCAAAGTATCATCGTGTTTCAg GTTTATCAATTCCTGATGAGCAACTAAAGAACTATGTTTTATGCGAAATCGAGAAGTTTTTAACTCGGAATAATTCATCGCTTCGAAGATTTTTATCAATGCCTTACCCGGATACTTCATCTTTAGATAACTTTCGCTGCCAATTGATTAACGAAGAGCTTGCTTATGACATAACAGAGTTACAAAATGTTTATCAAGGTCAGGTGAATTTGTTAACGGATGAACAACGTGCAGTATATGAAGAAATTATGAACGCAGTTCATGGAGACAATGGAGGAGTATTTTTTGTTTACGGTTATGGCGGGACCGGTAAAACATTTTTATGGAAAACATTGTCTGCTGCAATTAGGTCAAAAGGTGAGATTGTATTAAACGTTGCATCTAGCGGAATTGCATCATTACTGTTGGAGGGAGGAAGAACAGCTCATTCTAGGTTTCATATACCTTTGAATCTTAATGAGGATTCCGTTTGTCATATCAAACCAGACGATGATGTAGCTAAATTACTACAGCAGACCAAACTCATTATATGGGATGAAGCTCCTATGGTTCATAAACATGCATTTGAGGCTTTGGATAGAACTATGCATGACATTTTCAATATATCTAATCCATCCAGGTCTGATGTTTTATTTGGAGGAAAGGTAATTGTATTTGGTGGTGATTTTAGGCAAATACTACCTGTTGTTCCAAACGGTGGACGTCAAGAAATTGTGAATGCCTCATTATGTTCTTCTTATTTGTGGAGTAAGTGTAAGTTGTTGACGTTATCTAGAAACATGAGGTTAACTGTTGGAAGACCATCATCTGAAGTTGAAGAGATCAGTAATTTTGCAAAATGGTTGTTGGACGTTGGTGAGGGAAATGTTGGTGGTTCCAATGATGGAGAAGCAATAATTGAAATACCACCTGAGCTTTTAATTGATAGCATATCTGATCCAATTTCTAGCCTGATTGATTTTGTTTATCCGTCAATCTTGGAGAATTACAATGATCGTAATTACTTTAGTACAAGAGCTATACTTGCGCCTAAGAATGAGGTTGTTCACGAGATTAACGACAGATTGTTGGCAGTATTCCCTGGTGAAGAAAAAGAGTATCTTAGTTCTGACAGTCTATGCCCTACTGAAGATGGCAATGTTGATCAGCAAAAAATATACTCCCCCGACGTGCTCAATGGTCTCAAAGTGTCTGGTTTACCAAATCATAGGTTAGTGCTTAAAGTTGGTGTTCCAGTAATTTTGTTGCGAAATATTGACCAACGAAATGGTTTGTGTAACGGTACAAGgttaaaggtcacaaaactttacAGCCGTGTTATTGAAGCTGAGATAATTTCTGGTGGTAATATTGGTTCTCGGACATTCATACCTAGAATGAATTTGGTACCTTCGGACCGAAAGATTCCTTTTGCATTTCAAATGAGGCAATTTCCAATAACTGTATGTTTTGCAATGACGATTAACAAAAGCCAGGGACAGTCGCTATCTAAGGTTGGGTTGTACCTAAGACAACCAGTTTTCACACATGGTCAATTGTACGTAGCTTTATCCAGGGTTACAAGACGAGGTGGAATCAAGTTACTAATACTTGACAATGATGGCAGGCCTACAAATAAAACAACCAATGTTGTTTATAAAGAGATATTCAATGGATTGTGA